Genomic segment of Halostella limicola:
CGGCGCCGCCCTCGTAGTAGTCGAGGGCGCGGCGGACCTGCTCGCGCGCGCCGTCGGGGTCCGACGCGTTCTCGGCGTCGACGGCGACGGTGAGCGTCGAGTCGTTCCACGGGAGCGCGCGTTCGGTCGCGTTCGGTTTCGGAACCGTCGCGAGCGTCGTCTCGTGGGCCATCACGTCCTGCGGGTCGTCGTCGTGGGTGAGCCCCAGGACGTGGCCGAACTCGTGTTTCGTCACGAACACCGCCGAGTCGTTCGAGAGGTCCGACTGCACCTCGACCGTGAGCGGCGCGTCGACCCGGTCGTCGGCCGACAGCCGCGGCGCGCAGCCGGCCGGACCCTGCACGTCGCCGCACTCCCCGACCTCCGGAACGAAGTCGACGACGAGGTCGGGGTCTTCCGCGTCGGGCCTCAGGACGAACTCCGCGTCGTACGTCGCGTACTCGCTCCCGTTGGCCTCCCAGTACTCGATGGCCTCTCGAACGAAGGACGTGTAGTTCCGATCGCCGTGGCCGTCGACGGCGACGACGATCGGTCCGTCGCCCCACGCGTCCGCCGTCGATCCCTCGCTCTCGAAGTCCGTCACGTCCCCGACGCCGGCGACGCAGCCCGCGAGAACGATCACGAGAGCGAGGGCCCAGGCCCGATGCATCTGACGAGCCATAAAACGCTCTCCGATATGAACCTTGTCGCTCCGCACGGAAACTGGCAGAGAGGAGTAAGCCCCCTTCTGTTCGGTCCGGCATTCGGCTGAGCGTCCGCGCCGCGTCCGGGCTACCTTGTGGCGCGGACTTGCACCGGTGAGGTTTCGCCGTTCCATCGCTCCTCGGCCCAGGGGACGGCGTGTGCCGCCCGGAGCGCGGTCGCAATTGCGACCGCGCGGCCCTCGGCGGGTTAGCTCCCCTCCCTTGCGGTCGGGTTCGCGCGCCTCATCGGTCGGGCCGAGACGTGTCGTTTCTGTTCCAGAGCCAGCGGTCTCCCGCTCCGGACTTGCGTCCGGTCACCTGCCCAGACGGTGGGGGGACTTTCCTCGCGGGCGCGGGTCGCCCCGAGGGGCGATCCCGCGTCGTGCGAACGGGTCGTTTCCGACCCGAACGCCGCGGCGGCCGGACTCTCTCTACCGGTTTTACCTAGGTCGCTCCCGTGGTTAAGTGGATCGGTCACCCCTTCGCCCGAGTGCGGGTAGCAAGAGATTACCCGCAGTAGTGAAGCGTTTCTCTCCTGATACGCGGGTAACGGTGGCTTTCCCAGCCGGTGCTCTGGCGGATGCGGTGGCGTCGGAGAGAGGTGTATCGACGGCGTCGCGCCGCCGCCGAAACGGGTTGGGAAAGCCGAACGTTCTCGTTTCGGACCCTCTATCGGTCGAATTATGTAATCTCTGACCGGTAGAAGGGAAGGGTTGAAGGTCGTCCTACCCCTTGGGAGTTGTATGTCTCAGGTACAGAGCGTCGATCTCTCGTACGAAGACGGCGCCCGAGCGGTCGAACTGGCGCGGGAAGCCGTCGAATCGTACGTTCGCAACGGACAACGTGAGCAGCCGGGCAGCATGCGCGACGCCTTCTACGCGCGCACCGGCGCGTTCATTCGTCTGGAGTCGACGCGGGGGCGGGGGAGCCTTCGAGGGTGTTCCGGCGGGTATCAGGAAGACGACCAGCTCGGCCACGTCATCGTCGACTCCGCCATCCGCGCCGCGAGCGACGACTCCTGCGGATCGGAGGTGACACCCGCGGAGCTGTCGAACCTCACCGTCTCCGTCTGTGCGGTCCGTAACGTCGTGCTGACCGACGACCCCGTCGCCGATATGGATCTCGGCACCCACGGCGTCGCGGTCGACGCCGGCGGCGACAGCGGCTGGCTCTACCCGACGGTCCCCGTCGAGAACGACTGGTCCGAGGCCGAGTACCTCGCGCGCGTCTGCCGCAAGGCCGGCCTCAACCCCACCGCCTGGCAGGACGACGACGTGATGGTGACGCTGTTCGAGGGCCAGATCTTCCGCGAGCGCGAGCCCGAAGGCAGCATCGAGGAGCTGTAAGACGACCTTTTACGCTGCGTGTTTGCGAACGGTCCGCCAGCGGCGGACACGTTCGCAAGAGTCGGCAAAAGCTCCACCAGAATCACTCCTCCTTCACTTCGCTACGCTCCGTTCAGTCGTCGGACCGATCGTTCGCTCTTCGCGGCGCTACGCGCCGCGTCCGTTCACTCGCGGGTGCAGTGCTTGCGGGACAGCCTGCGCTCCCGGCCCTCGTGATGGACTCTCCTCACTCGAAACCGACCTGCTCGGCGTCGGCCTGCGCTCGCGCCGCCGCCTCGTCGATGTCGAACTCGCGGACGATCTCGCCGTCGCGGACGAGCGGCTTCAGGAGCGCCTCGCCGTCCTCCGGGCCGTCCCGGTTCGCGAGGCCGACGTGGTGGGTACCGTCCGGCGTCCGGTACACGTCCTTCACGCCCGAGAGCTTGCCGCGCTTGGCGATCGGCTCGCCGTCGACCTCCACGATGTCGAGGCCGAAGTCGAGCGGGTCGGCGTCCGTGACGTAGCTCCCGATGCCGAAGCCGTCGGCCACGTCCCGGAGGTTGCGCAGTTCGACGGGCGTCAGCCCGCCGGAGAGGAAGATGCCGACGTCCTCGCGGCCGCGGGCGTCGAGCTCCCAGCGCACCTCGCGGACGATGTGTCGGAAGTCGCCGCGGCGCGACCCCGTCGTGTCGAGGCGAACGCTGTCGAGGGCGTCGCCCAGCGTCTCTGCGGCGCGGATCGTCTCGTCTTTCTCGTCGGTGAAGGTGTCACAGAGCGCGACGCGGGGGACGTCCTCGTCGACGGCCTCGTCGAACGCCGCCCACGCCGCCTCCTGCTGGCCGCGGCCGAAGCAGATGATCAGGGCGTGGGGCATCGTGCCGCCGGCCTCGCGGCCTAACACCTCGCCGGCGGCGACGTGGGAGAAGCCGTCGAGGCCGGCGATCAGGCCGGCGCGCTCGACGACGGGGGTGATCGCGGGGTGGACGTGGCGCGCGCCGAACGAGAGGACGAGCGACTCCGGCGCGGCCTTCCGTGCGCGCAGCGCGTTCGTCGTGAACGCGCTCGCCTGCGAGAGAAAGCCAAGCAGGGAGGTCTCGAAGCGCGCGAACTCCAGATACGCCCCCTCGATGCGGAGGACGGGACCGCCGTCGAACAGCTGTCCCTCGGCCAGCGCGTCCACGTCGACGGCCCGCCCCTCGAACAGGTGCGCGACGTCCTTGACGCCGCCGAAGACCTCGAACTCGCCGGTCGGGAACTGGTCGGCCGTCACCTCGGCGACGACGTGCGGGTTCCTGTCGGCGTGTTCGAGCGTCCGCTCCGTGCGCTCGAAGTAGGCGTCAGTCGCCGTGCCGTCGAGGACGGCCTCTGCCGACACCGTGTCGAACGGGTTCGTCATACCGGCGATAGCCCGCCGACTTCGAAAAAGCTACTCGTTGCGGCTCGCGTGGACGCCGTCTACGTCCTCGACCGTCGGCGCGTTGACGACCTCGACGGTGCGCCCGTCGCGGACGACCCGGAACGCGTCGTCGAACGCGCTCTCCTCGGGGACGCGGTAGGTGTTCTCGCCGACTGCCTCGGCGCCGTGCTCGTCAAGTAGTTCGAGGTACGCCGCCCGGAACTCGCGGGCGTCCTCGACGGTGTCCCACTTCGTCCGGAACACGTACCCCCTGTCGTCGCCGTTCCGGTAAGGGACGACCCGGTCGCCGGCCCACCCATCGGTGATCGGGTGGGAGTAGTTGTACCGCCGCTCGTCGGACCGGAGGTGGTCCTCGGGGATCACGCCGTTCTGCCAGAACGTCGCGTACAGCGCCCCCTCGCCGAGC
This window contains:
- a CDS encoding matrixin family metalloprotease is translated as MHRAWALALVIVLAGCVAGVGDVTDFESEGSTADAWGDGPIVVAVDGHGDRNYTSFVREAIEYWEANGSEYATYDAEFVLRPDAEDPDLVVDFVPEVGECGDVQGPAGCAPRLSADDRVDAPLTVEVQSDLSNDSAVFVTKHEFGHVLGLTHDDDPQDVMAHETTLATVPKPNATERALPWNDSTLTVAVDAENASDPDGAREQVRRALDYYEGGAEGTVPENVSFRLVENRSAADVVIDFADELPCDDGTGSCGTRGGVDVDEDGELERYDRLRITVSGVDTEAVGWHAGYWLGYGFGFTEEAEWPSPFRDAEGDDRRGEWWR
- a CDS encoding TIGR00296 family protein, whose translation is MSQVQSVDLSYEDGARAVELAREAVESYVRNGQREQPGSMRDAFYARTGAFIRLESTRGRGSLRGCSGGYQEDDQLGHVIVDSAIRAASDDSCGSEVTPAELSNLTVSVCAVRNVVLTDDPVADMDLGTHGVAVDAGGDSGWLYPTVPVENDWSEAEYLARVCRKAGLNPTAWQDDDVMVTLFEGQIFREREPEGSIEEL
- a CDS encoding nicotinate phosphoribosyltransferase, which gives rise to MTNPFDTVSAEAVLDGTATDAYFERTERTLEHADRNPHVVAEVTADQFPTGEFEVFGGVKDVAHLFEGRAVDVDALAEGQLFDGGPVLRIEGAYLEFARFETSLLGFLSQASAFTTNALRARKAAPESLVLSFGARHVHPAITPVVERAGLIAGLDGFSHVAAGEVLGREAGGTMPHALIICFGRGQQEAAWAAFDEAVDEDVPRVALCDTFTDEKDETIRAAETLGDALDSVRLDTTGSRRGDFRHIVREVRWELDARGREDVGIFLSGGLTPVELRNLRDVADGFGIGSYVTDADPLDFGLDIVEVDGEPIAKRGKLSGVKDVYRTPDGTHHVGLANRDGPEDGEALLKPLVRDGEIVREFDIDEAAARAQADAEQVGFE